From Mauremys reevesii isolate NIE-2019 linkage group 10, ASM1616193v1, whole genome shotgun sequence, the proteins below share one genomic window:
- the PLD6 gene encoding mitochondrial cardiolipin hydrolase, whose translation MWPGLEALPWRWAVGAALGLGLALEALALLVRGWRRRRRRAPRREVLFFPSPVTCTAALLGEPGAAPCPCPLPHGDSPLARLLRRLLSARRSLELCLFAFSSPQLGRAVQLLHRRGVRVRLVTDSDYMVLTGSQIGRLRQAGIQVRHDQDSGYMHHKFAIIDKKMLITGSLNWTTQAIQNNRENVLIVEDAEYVEPFLAEFERIWEEYNPANYTFFPTKKEQK comes from the exons ATGTGGCCGGGCCTCGAGGCGTTGCCATGGCGCTGGGCGGTCGGCGCGGCCCTGGGGCTCGGGCTGGCGCTAGAGGCGCTGGCGCTGCTGGTGCGcggctggcggcggcggcggcgccggGCCCCGCGGCGCGAGGTGCTTTTCTTCCCGTCGCCGGTGACCTGCACCGCGGCGCTGCTGGGCGAGCCGGGCGCcgcgccctgcccctgcccgctgCCGCACGGCGACAGCCCGCTCGCCCGCCTGCTGCGCCGCCTGCTCTCGGCGCGCCGCTCGCTGGAGCTCTGCCTCTTCGCCTTCTCCAGCCCGCAGCTGGGCCGCGCCGTGCAGCTGCTGCACCGCCGGGGCGTGCGCGTGCGCCTCGTCACCGACTCCGACTACATGGTGCTCACCGGCTCGCAGATCGGCCGCCTGCGGCAGGCGG GGATTCAGGTGCGTCACGACCAGGATAGTGGCTACATGCATCACAAATTTGCTATTATAGACAAAAAGATGCTCATCACTGGTTCCCTCAACTGGACCACTCAAGCTATCCAGAACAACCGTGAGAATGTGCTGATTGTGGAGGATGCAGAGTATGTGGAGCCATTCCTGGCAGAGTTTGAAAGGATTTGGGAAGAGTACAATCCAGCTAATTATACATTTTTCCCCACCAAAAAGGAACAGAAATGA